The sequence gtgattggctaaaatgcgtggagggggcggggcctagagataatcgagtgcgcgtaaacatctgtgggaaggaaactgagacaaatatcacaacctgatatgtgcgtctgaactatgggtaagcgaactattgattcgttcttccgacctgcggctggtgtaccagtgccagagtgtacagcaggggtctcaaactcgcggcccgcgagctatttgcggcccccaagatgatattttgcggtccccgccttaatatgaaggtttaatgttactgcagcccgccagtttgtatgaatgacactttttcattgtcgtgcgcggagctgacaaagcaaccaatcacagtggggtatatgactcttgggggcgtgacaatgacagggtttgaaagcaggaaacctgacagcccccctcccctccccggaccacattaaggagttccttactttcctttataacgtatttattcgctcgtaattttccaaatacatgcagtccgtgctgaacttttctctgggccgcacagaaccggacaaaggtttaggttttggttacggcggcgcatcaaagggtttatgcacggccgttacggcagcacaccgctcccgcgggagtcgggtcagctgaggagaataaatgtcccacacctacatgcgtgacagctaacggggcttgaactttaaacacgctcgagcaaaaacattagttttaaacaaactgaaaatacgtggggaaaatgcaacgatagacgtgtttgagatgaaccggcacctcgcgtggatcgttggggacaccaggcgggggggctgtgagatgaaagcgaatctgcagcaagactgaaggagaacaggaaattggagttgtccttaacattgaatttagttttaatattcttctccccctcagtatgatctgtgttattatatatgttatgattattttaatgttttgtgatgtatgtagccttttttaatgaattggtattttaaattattttaattaatcactccactacaaaaaccatcaggacacatgtcccataatgcattgttttgtagtctgtagggcagctttcagtcagttcagtttccagctgtgttcgggtaggtttgccccttgctcccacccctttctcgcgatatttttgtgatgattgacagttgatgttggagcaaaaacaaaaatatatgtcacacaccaagtgatctgcgcagcgttgagttcacctgggtgatctcaaacacacttattgtgcatcttggctgcacttatttggtgtcacaaagataaatttccatccgttttctttacttatttgtactgtcatgacagcgatggtgctgtcagtttaccttcttgttgcatcttcaaaagtgcagaataaaatgtgacactgaatttgaaacagcacattgtaatttctgcatctattattaaagtatttattagtaatacagtggaaattagtagatttggttagcatgttgatttacggtatgcgcccctaaattttctggttgcgcccctaaaattttcagttaggggccactgtgctcctagtgaaaaaagttagtctggagccctgtattGATGAAGTTAAATACTTTTGTGATGCTAGATAAAGCTGGTCTCCTTCTCTTCTCTGTTTCACCTTGTTGGTCTTGAGTTCCTGTACAGTTCTCTTTCACTCATTTATGTAGGTGATTAACCTTACATTTGATCAGATAAACGACAGGAGCTGATTGTTGCTGTTAGGTTTGCTTCATACTTTTTCTTTACTCTACAAAAAGGGTAGAAAAAAATTCAGGATTTgaagaataacatttatttgtGTTGTTCATAAACTACCTGGACAAAGACCCAACATAGCTAAGGGCCTTGATCTGAAGTTGATCTGCATGGGATTCATTTGATCTTCATAATCTGATCATGTATAATGTCCattgcagggctccagactaacttttttcactaggagcacagtggccctcAACTGAAagttttaggggcacaaccagaaaatttaggggcgcataccgtaaatcaacatgctaacccaATCTAATAATTTCCACTGTATCACTAATAAAttctttaataatagatgcagagattacaatgtgctgtttctaattcagtgtcacattttattctgcacttttgaagatgcaacaacaaggtaaactgacaaaagcatcgctgtcatgacagtacaaataagtaaagaaaacagatggaaatgtATGTTGGTGACaacaaataagtgcagccaagatgcgcAATAAgagtgtttgagatcacccaggtggacataacgctgcacagatcacctggtgtgagacatatatttttgtttttgctccacacatcaactgtcaatcaaaacaaaatatcacaagaaaggggtgggagcaagggtcAAACCTAcccgaacacagctggaaatttagtactgcactgactgaaagctgccctccttcttcctctttcggcttctcccatcaggggtcgccacagcgaacaagtcgcatggtaaatttggcaatgttttacgccggatgcccttcctgacgcaaccttctcaaaccgggcttggaaccggcacaggggtagactgaaagctgccctgatgactacaaaacaatccattatgggacatgtgtcctgatggtttttgtagttcagtgatcaatcaaaataatttaaaataccaattgattaaaaaaaggctacatacattacaaaacattaaaataatcataaaatatataataacacagatcatactgagggagagaggaatattaaaactaaattgaattgtaaggacaactccaatttccgACTGTGCCGCCTCACAGACGGGTACCACGCGAgagtgtgctcgcgtttcatgaatatgtgcacgagtgtgtgtctgcctgcgtgtgtgtgcgctcgcgtctcattgattatttcattgatcattgacgtgccccttctacgtttgatgtattaaaaatacgaagggtgggggaggcaaatttactggtagcacatgtgcgactggatgtaaaatttagttgcacactctcaaattttggtcgcaaaatgctaccaattggtcgcagtctggagccctgcattgacagaactggaccgagtgagtgtgatgtcacccaaaaTGGCTCATTTTTGCCTACAATTTAGTCAATACAGTCTCCATTTTTTCACGATACTGATGTCACCATGCTGGAGTCAGACAACTTCAGTTAGTGGTGATCGGTCCCAATCAGTCTAATTCgttgtttctatggaaaccactctcaccaatcaggatcGAGCTTGATAAAAGTCCACAACGCTACCACTGGAAAGCGGGCTCAGGATAAGGAGGTCAGAGGGAACCACGTACTTTTATTGCAGCATCTAATTGGGcaatttttttacttgaaataacttatataaaaaaattataaagaaggattagcaagaacattttgaaaacatttaaacaagaacattaaacaaataaggtaggagagcaagaatggttattttgacTGGCGCTTTGACAGCCACCGTAGcttaaaaagcacatttttaaacagcattttttcgtttgcccctgattcacaacaatttgactaaagaaataaacaattttttaatgtcctccataaccagaaaaaaattcttcagcaactttttttctaatcagagtgggttttttaaCAGCAGGCACGGCGCTGCCTACTGTGTGTTTCGATCTGTGATAATGATGTTGTGCGTCTGTCAATGTTttgatgatgtttgtttttgctcatgacctcctctctgtggtttagGTGTGTGCGTGCTGACCTCATGGTGTAACAGGATTAAAGATGAGCATTAGCAGTGATGAGGTCAACTTTCTGGTCTACAGATACCTACAGGAGTCAGGTATGTTGCAGGAAAAGCAGACAATGCATGATGAGTCTTTTGTGATTTtcttatttgatttaatttaatttttaactttttattctgttttaaaagGCCAAAGCATTACTTTCCCCTGATGATGCTCTTTAAAGTGCTTTCACACTTATCTGGATTTTGGTGCAGACCAAACAAGAGTCTTCTGGTCATCTGGAGAGCAAGGATCTCCAGTACACatgcagatgaactctggttTGGTTCACTGTAGCGTGAATTCTTCCCACAtaccaaagaaaaagaattgaAGTAAATATTGTAATGCAAGTAGTGTAATACAAGTAGAAAAACCAGCTCACAGCGTGAATCTAAAGAAGCATAAGATCATGCTGaagtttgaaaatatttgtgtgagtgtaaaccagtgtttttcaacctttcttaagccacggcacactttaaacttgaaaaaaatcccgcggcacaccagcatccaaaaaaaaaaaaaaagagaaactcatagtccgtccgcaatctcacatgcatttttgagataattttggtagaaaagctggaagctgcagctgttttttttctaaaagatgtaataaaagttaagttagaagataaaaacagtttgaggtgtgttcgttgttgttttaagacttttatttatttatttattttaaatcaactttattgcacattatgtCATTTTACAAGGATGTACTTTTAGGtatgcaataaaaaacacaactgcaaatatcaaatacacatctgtaacaaacagaagaacaagaATAGAGATAGAAATAAGCCAGGGGGTTAAACTCTACGAAAAAATACTGAAACTATCACATACAGACAATGTTGGttttaagacgtttaacaacagatctcatTGTGCGCTgcgtcactttaacccaatgcatcatgggagatgtagtgcataaaacggcggGGGATCGCTTTtcagagcttcattgttttgttcacttgttccacggtctgacaccggattctgtggaaagctacacgtTAAAAACAAGCTTTATGTTGTatatttgttagaactgagcgacttcacgagctaaatcgggacaaggaagtgacgactttaaccacttctgattggtcagactgatgacatgtgattaagcccccaagaatgattggtggagacagttataggggcgggacttttccaaaatacagctgaagctgcggctaaatcgcggtaccgtcattcttatctaaggaggaaaacaaagacgtacatggatcttttAGAATGGAGCATGGAGCCCAACATATGTTCCACATCACAGtgacaatcttttttaaactgcatttattttcattagatCCTCAGcagtatgagaaaaaaaatccttagaagtgctattttaatcttaatttgctTTATAcatctcctccatcatccaaAAGGTgccacaacatgttaaaaacaccaacagaacactattttcatcaaaCTGGGTCTTTAAGCAGCTTCCCAGTTAACTTTTCACTCATTTCATCAGCGAACCTCAATTTTTTAAGATACAAGCGTTAAGTGCTTCTTACTAATAAAGAATCGGAAAGGAAAGTTTGGCTTGACTTTAGGTtaaacttgtgtgtgtgtgtttgtgggatgtgtgtgtgcttgtgcgCATACTGCTTCAGAATTTGTTGCAGAGCAATCATAGATGACTGTAAATCCTCTGAAAATATGCCAATGGAACATAAATATTGACCTGTGTGTgttgtaaaataaactttaaaataaagtttgactgtACAAGACTAAATTAGATTGAAGAGTTTCAGGCCGAGTCAGCGAGAAAGGTTTTTGTGAACAAACCAAGGGATTAAAGGACGGGATGTTCATGGTGGTGATACAGTGATGTGTGTTTAACACccattgtgttattttttttgggggctGTGGTAAGCTGGCCTGTGAACCTGTACGGACTGTTTCACAGCATGTCGCTGCTCGCCTGCAGGGTTCTCCCACTCGGCCTTTACCTTTGGCATAGAGAGCCACATCAGTCAGTCCAACATCAACGGCGCTCTTGTGCCCCCCGCCGCCCTCATCAGCATCATTCAGAAGGGCCTGCAGTACGTGGAAGCAGAAGTCAGCATCAATGAGGTGAGAAACGGGTGTCCCAGTAATGCAGCTCTCCTGCAAGCTTCTGGGCGTTCTTCGTCTCACAAGCTCCTCTTCTCTGCAGGACGGCACGCTGTTTGACGGGCGGCCCATCGAGTCGTTGTCCCTCATCGACGCAGTGATGCCGGATGTCGTTCAGACGAGGCAGCAGGCTTATCGGGACAAAATGGCCCAGCAGCAGGCGGCGGCCTCGGcaccagcatcagcagcaggagGCAGCATCACTGGGAACACCAAGAACGGAGAGAACACTGCCAACGGAGAGGAGAACGGAGCGCACGCCTTAGCGAGTGAGTGGCAGAGGACAAGTACAGCCCGGGGCCAGAAGTTAGACGCACGTTTGACTCATTACCGCCCTCAGATAACCACGCAGACCTGATGGAAGTGGACGGGGACGTAGAAATCCCTCAAAACAAGGCCATGGTCCTGAGGGGCCACGAGTCCGAGGTCTTCATCTGCGCCTGGAACCCTGTCAGCGACCTGCTGGCATCGGGGTGAGTCCCACTGATTTGCTTTAACAGCAGCGCACGAGCATAGAGATGAAGACATGTTCACACGTGTGCGCTCGACAGGTCCGGAGACTCCACCGCTCGGATCTGGAACCTGAGTGAGAACAGCACCAGCAGCTCCACACAGCTGGTCCTGAGACACTGCATACGGGAGGGAGGGCAGGATGTCCCGAGCAACAAGGACGTCACCTCACTAGACTGGAATGTGAGCATGCGTACAAacgctctcacacacacacacacacctacttaCATTTCCTACCCAGTTTTTCAGTCGTTTCTCCTAAATATTAGCTCTGATCACCTGTGTTTATCTTCCCCAGCTGTGTTTGCGcgtttatgtgtgtttgttaCACAAGTAGCTGACAGTGGAGGTTCGAGGTCATGTGATGGTCAGAACTAACAAATTCATCAATTCATTTGATTCTGCATAAAAATtcaacatttcttatttaatcatttttaaagtttgctttcaaaagaagttttattttataaacaacTGTTTTCACACCGCCGCTGACCTTAACTACAATATGATATAACAGGAATGTTTAAATATAATGTGAAATAATTGATTTTGTACATCAAAAACTTACAGAAAGGTGTTTTTTTGCATAAGAACAAGAAAATGCATTAACAGAATGTTTCAACCATGAACttttcagtattttattttgaaatttaacaCCAATCCAAACTTATTTTATGTTCTACTTTTGAATTATTATAATTGTTCAAAACAATCTTCATTGCACTGCTTCACAGATTTGTGCCTCATAGAAAAACTGACTTAACGCAGCAGTCTGAATTTGAAGCCTGAAACACGCACACACGCCATTGACCATATCCTCGCGTTTACATAGACgattcattgaaagtggtcgttTGAACGCACATTGCTTAAGGGGGTGGGATTGATACATAACAGGGAAGTTTCCTATTCATGTCACATGATCCCAGGTCTTCATCTTTAGCCCGTAGGGCGGTTTAGTGTTTgaaaccctcccagtccacacTGCTGTAGCTTTCATATAGTGCTTTAGGTGATGcccatgttgtgtttttgtttttggggatGTTAAAGTGGAATTTCTCCATATTTGTCCATGTTTCTCTCTGCTCCAAGCTCGGCGAACTCCTTTAGGATCAGTTCTGGTCCTGGATGTGCTCCTGCTGTCAGATCTGGACTGGTTCTGTCAACAGATGGTCACAATTCCCTGAGAAGGGACCAgaacaggagtttttttttatcagttgcGGGTCTCAGTTGTTGTTGAGCTTCTTTTTACACGTCAGCTGCTTTGCTCCATAGTGCGAACGAAACTGGGACCTCAAATCTGAGCAAGTTGCCACGGTGACAGTCATCGGCCCTGAATGATATCAAAGCGTGACCAAAAATAAGCTGTAATGACCAGTTCTGTCTTTGTCTCTGGCAGAGTGAGGGCACACTGCTGGCCACCGGCTCCTACGATGGATTTGCCAGAATATGGACAAAAGACGGTGAgaaagctttttctgccacacttTCTAGGAAACAATCAAATCCTAGGAACTGTTCAACTGTGAGGGACAGCTGCTTATTCATGCTGAGCCTCTCTATAGTTCAAGCTCTGCTGCAAACTGACTTCATTTTCTGCAGCAATGCTGCCACCATGTGTTGCAACTGCAGTATTGTCAAATCCGCTGAAAGGAATATTTACTAGAAATGATCagcaaaagcataaaaatgtacaaaacttAAATCACTATAAACTACAGAAATGagagaaatgaaacatttatacTCCAAAACGGAtcctaaaactaaaaacaagaatattgATCTCGTGTTTGTGCATCAGGTAATCTGGCCAGCACTCTTGGTCAACACAAAGGACCCATCTTCGCCCTGAAGtggaacaaaaaaggaaactttatcCTGAGTGCAGGAGTAGATAAGGTAATGCGCCTTCTGTGGCGGCTACAAAAAGCGGCCGCAGCTCCTTCAACAGTCTCACAGGCACTGCTTCTGTCCTGACAGACAACAATCATCTGGGACGCGCACACAGGAGAGGCCAAGCAGCAGTTCCCCTTCCACTCAGGTACAGTGACACGTCCACGCGAGCGCTGCACATGCAGCCCAGCTCGCTGGCTCACGCCCATCTGTGTCCCGCAGCTCCGGCGCTCGACGTGGACTGGCAGAGCAACAACACCTTCGCTTCCTGCAGCACCGACATGTGCATCCACGTCTGCAAGCTGGGCCAGGACCGGCCCATCAAGACATTCCAGGGACACACAGTAAGTGTGTGAGGGACTCCTTTGTGGATTCAACAGCCCCGTTCTTCATGTTCATCCTCCTCTGTCTGCAGAATGAAGTCAATGCAATCAAGTGGGACCCCACGGGGAACCTGTTAGCTTCCTGCTCGGATGACATGACGCTGAAGGTGAGCAGTATCACACCTCTGCAGTGGAGTGTGGCAACTGGCCAATTCTCTGATTGGACCGGTTTAGAGCCTTGGTGATGAACTAAATCAGCACGGCGTGTTTACAGGTGTCTCTAGAGCACTTTTTATTCCCATCAATACTCGAAACCTGTCTGAAGCCGGATCTGAGCTCTAGGGAGGGCGTCAGGTTCATGTGACGTGGCGATGGGTTAGTTCAGGGGCTGACCTGCTGGTCTGTGTTTTGGTCTGCAGATCTGGAGCATGAAGCAGGACTTGTGTGTGCACGACCTGCAGGCGCACAGCAAGGAGATCTACACCATCAAGTGGAGCCCCACTGGGCCCGGAACCAGCAACCCTAGTGCCAACCTCATGCTCGCCAGGTGGGTGTGAGGACGTGCGAGTGTGGACTTCAGTTTTGCGTGTTTGCATTTCTACTAACATCTACAGGTTGGTGTGAGAGTGTGGATCTGCCCACACAGCAGGGGTGGAAGGGTTATTAAGAGTTATTAGATTATCTGGAGCAGTAACTTGGATTTAGAAATATTACCTCTAAACAGCTcaatatttagatttttctaCAACAGTAAAACCAGCAAGTAATATAATATCCTGTCAATCATGTCAATCGTTCAAAACTAATTGGGTTATTTTCGTTTAAGTTTCCCCTTAGTTAACGCTGTCCTCGGAAACGCAGTTTCATGTgatcactttgaatgaaaagtctCGGAAAACCAGCGTAAATGCGCGTTCCGGTTTTGTGTTCAAATCTCTGGTATTCACACGtcactatgcaagtttttaggCTCGTTATCAGTTTCCACTCATGGCACGTCGAAAGTTAAACCGTGTTcatctttgaccaatcagggactcagagacTCCTTTTCCATTGACAGAAGTACCGAacgtttaaaaatgtatcacgaaagagaaaggaataattgcggtttgtgcccaaaCAGAATTATACGACGTCAAGTCTGTCAGAAGATATTTGATCAGAGATGGGAAAGAAAATGCCTGGAGCCAGATTCATTTGCACCgtgttgacattttgcaccaagcctcttccaactgtaggtggcaggcatgcactagtaaacagtagaaaaaaaagaagaataagcTCCTCCCttgtttgtccagtgtgaacactgtgggCTAAAAGCATTTAAGATCATTAAAGGTTGTGTTCTCTGTGTCTCTAAGGGAACAATTCATTTAACGAGAGCCTGTTGTGTCTGTAGCTTTAGAGATGATCACTAGTTCCATGCTCGCCATCAACGAAACGCAACGAAACGAAATAAAAGAATCCTCTCTCCCAAAGTTGATTGTCCAAACATAGAGCTATAGAGATGGCATCCCATAGTAAGCTCTGCTCAAGTTGAGCCATATGAAGAGTGAAACCAAACTCAGATTGGCCCCAAGCGTGGTCTTTCTAGGTCTGCTTACAGGCTGTGTCCGATTATCTTGTGGATAATGGCCAGTAGTTGACTTCTGTACAACCCCCCAGGTTTGACAAAGATCTGTCTGCAGATTTCTGGGACATTTGGGACATCAGTCTGACACCAGTGGCTGGGGACTCCCCAGTATTTGAATAATTCTCCTATTGGGATCATGATAACTAACATGGGGTGGTTTCTGTGCCTCCAAGGGAACAATTCATCCCACCACAACAAGGAGAAATATGTTTGACTTCTTCCCCTGAGGGAATGGCGCCGTGAGATCAAACTGTAGCATGTCCCTAGGTTAAGTTAGTGATCATGGTGTTTTGAAGCATGTTATGTAACAAAACAAAGTCTCTCTGGACGTCCAGCCTTTTTGTCATCAGCCTGAATGCGTACTACGCGCACTGCTTGGATTATGAGGTTTGGCTTACTGCCTCTGACAGATGACTGCCCAACAACAGTGACACCTGAAGGAATTATctctctggattattttttggATGGATCTTTCAGGATTTACCTAAACCCTCCACCAATATTCCTTTTGCAGTTGTCTTAACCCCAACATGAATTATTATTCAAAAAGCGTCATATCCAAATCTGCTTCTCAAAGTTGAGAGAACGGCCAGTGTGGGGATTTAACCCCTGACCTTGGCTGTTCTAGCACCATAccccttgtgctttcttgtggggtccagatgaccccaccctgacattgacgtcttatccttaccatgacaaagttggataaaggtggagaggatttcatgtaatccacagacaccagtgaagattacaaatcattgaaggaaaaaggttcagcacactgtctagtgggtctagatgacccaactcccaatgttaaagtgcctaggatagcacaagagttaaaagaTGACAAATAAGCTTCTTtgttcataacttttttttatggtgtctttttttcttcatttttcttgtttcatttttttagtgtATTCAGCGCACAGTCTAGtgggggtctagatgacccgttgggagtggggtcatctggaccccacagatagcacaagggaaacTGTGACTTGCCGAGCTAAATGGCCTTCACAGTTGCTCATTAACCACAAAGTTTTGTTTGGACGCTCCGTTTAATGCAGCAGCTCTCGTCTCCACAGCGCGTCCTTCGACTCCACGGTCCGGCTCTGGGACGTGGACCGGGGCATCTGCATCCACACGCTGACCAAACACCAGGAGCCTGTCTACAGCGTGGCGTTCAGCCCCGACGGGCGCCACCTGGCGAGCGGCTCCTTTGACAAATGTGTGCACATCTGGAACACCCAGGTAAGGGGTTTGGACCTGGCGGGAGCGCTCTGCAGGTGGCGGAGCAGAACCCCAACTGCATCTGTTGACACGTGTGTGTTTCCCGCAGACGGGGGCGTTGGTCCACAGTTACAGAGGGACAGGGGGCATCTTTGAGGTTTGCTGGAACGCTGCGGGGGACAAAGTGGGGGCCAGCGCGTCGGACGGATCTGTGAGTGTGCTTCAGTCCTTGGTGCTCATTTTTGCCAGTCTCCGCCCTCTACAGGTGTGCGCGTCTctcctgcaggtgtgtgtgttagaTCTTCGGAAATAGTCCTGCGGTTTGGTGGAAGCCATGGACCGACCATGAATGTGTACATAGCCAACGACTGTCCCTGCGCTCGCCACTGCGGCCCCGCCCACAGGAAGCAGCAGGCCCAGAAACAGGACGGACAGGTGGGGGCATGGATGGTGGCGCCCCCTTTCAAACGCAGACTCTGAGAGAGATGCgggtgggggtggtgggggcagctggaaaaaaaaagaagtaccaAAATGCGGTTTTGGGCTCATCGGCGAGA comes from Oryzias latipes chromosome 4, ASM223467v1 and encodes:
- the LOC101173456 gene encoding F-box-like/WD repeat-containing protein TBL1XR1 yields the protein MSISSDEVNFLVYRYLQESGFSHSAFTFGIESHISQSNINGALVPPAALISIIQKGLQYVEAEVSINEDGTLFDGRPIESLSLIDAVMPDVVQTRQQAYRDKMAQQQAAASAPASAAGGSITGNTKNGENTANGEENGAHALANNHADLMEVDGDVEIPQNKAMVLRGHESEVFICAWNPVSDLLASGSGDSTARIWNLSENSTSSSTQLVLRHCIREGGQDVPSNKDVTSLDWNSEGTLLATGSYDGFARIWTKDGNLASTLGQHKGPIFALKWNKKGNFILSAGVDKTTIIWDAHTGEAKQQFPFHSAPALDVDWQSNNTFASCSTDMCIHVCKLGQDRPIKTFQGHTNEVNAIKWDPTGNLLASCSDDMTLKIWSMKQDLCVHDLQAHSKEIYTIKWSPTGPGTSNPSANLMLASASFDSTVRLWDVDRGICIHTLTKHQEPVYSVAFSPDGRHLASGSFDKCVHIWNTQTGALVHSYRGTGGIFEVCWNAAGDKVGASASDGSVCVLDLRK